One stretch of Meriones unguiculatus strain TT.TT164.6M chromosome 7, Bangor_MerUng_6.1, whole genome shotgun sequence DNA includes these proteins:
- the Eif1 gene encoding eukaryotic translation initiation factor 1 isoform X2, which yields MSAIQNLHSFDPFADASKGDDLLPAGTEDYIHIRIQQRNGRKTLTTVQGIADDYDKKKLVKAFKKKFACNGTVIEHPEYGEVIQLQGDQRKNICQFLIEIGLAKDDQLKVHGF from the exons ATGTCCGCTATCCAGAACCTCCACTCTTTCG ACCCCTTTGCTGATGCAAGTAAGGGTGATGACCTGCTTCCTGCTGGCACTGAGGATTATATCCATATAAGAATTCAACAGAGAAACGGCAGGAAGACCCTTACTACTGTCCAAGGGATCGCTGATGATTACGATAAAAAGAAACTAGTGAAGGCCTTTAAGAAG AAATTTGCCTGCAATGGTACTGTAATTGAGCATCCAGAATATGGAGAAGTAATTCAGCTACAGGGTGACCAGCGCAAGAACATATGCCAGTTCCTGATAGAG ATTGGACTGGCTAAGGACGATCAGCTGAAGGTTCATGGGTTTTAA
- the Eif1 gene encoding eukaryotic translation initiation factor 1 isoform X1 has translation MSAIQNLHSFDPFADASKGDDLLPAGTEDYIHIRIQQRNGRKTLTTVQGIADDYDKKKLVKAFKKKFACNGTVIEHPEYGEVIQLQGDQRKNICQFLIEVPLCLPSFEHGSFPSGGQVSGAKF, from the exons ATGTCCGCTATCCAGAACCTCCACTCTTTCG ACCCCTTTGCTGATGCAAGTAAGGGTGATGACCTGCTTCCTGCTGGCACTGAGGATTATATCCATATAAGAATTCAACAGAGAAACGGCAGGAAGACCCTTACTACTGTCCAAGGGATCGCTGATGATTACGATAAAAAGAAACTAGTGAAGGCCTTTAAGAAG AAATTTGCCTGCAATGGTACTGTAATTGAGCATCCAGAATATGGAGAAGTAATTCAGCTACAGGGTGACCAGCGCAAGAACATATGCCAGTTCCTGATAGAG GTACCCTTGTGTCTCCCTTCTTTCGAGCACGGTAGTTTCCCGTCTGGGGGGCAGGTGTCAGGAGCGAAGTTTTAA